A genomic segment from Canis lupus dingo isolate Sandy chromosome 23, ASM325472v2, whole genome shotgun sequence encodes:
- the RNF7 gene encoding RING-box protein 2 isoform X1, translating into MADVEDGEEPCAVSSHSGSAGSKSGGDKMFSLKKWNAVAMWSWDVECDTCAICRVQVMDACLRCQAENKQEDCVVVWGECNHSFHNCCMSLWVKQNNRCPLCQQDWVVQRIGK; encoded by the exons ATGGCCGACGTGGAAGACGGCGAGGAGCCCTGCGCCGTGTCCTCTCACTCCGGGAGCGCAGGCTCCAAGTCCGGAGGCGACAAGATGTTCTCTCTCAAGAAGTGGAATGCGGTGGCCATGTGGAGCTGGGACGTGGAGTGCGATACGTGCGCCATCTGCAGGGTCCAGGTGATGG ATGCCTGTCTTAGATGTCAAGCTGAAAACAAACAAGAGGATTGTGTTG tGGTCTGGGGAGAATGTAATCATTCCTTTCACAACTGCTGCATGTCCCTGTGGGTGAAACAGAACAATCGCTGCCCTCTCTGCCAGCAAGATTGGGTGGTCCAAAGAATCGGCAAATGA
- the RNF7 gene encoding RING-box protein 2 isoform X2 yields MADVEDGEEPCAVSSHSGSAGSKSGGDKMFSLKKWNAVAMWSWDVECDTCAICRVQMPVLDVKLKTNKRIVLWSGENVIIPFTTAACPCG; encoded by the exons ATGGCCGACGTGGAAGACGGCGAGGAGCCCTGCGCCGTGTCCTCTCACTCCGGGAGCGCAGGCTCCAAGTCCGGAGGCGACAAGATGTTCTCTCTCAAGAAGTGGAATGCGGTGGCCATGTGGAGCTGGGACGTGGAGTGCGATACGTGCGCCATCTGCAGGGTCCAG ATGCCTGTCTTAGATGTCAAGCTGAAAACAAACAAGAGGATTGTGTTG tGGTCTGGGGAGAATGTAATCATTCCTTTCACAACTGCTGCATGTCCCTGTGGGTGA